Proteins from one Podospora pseudoanserina strain CBS 124.78 chromosome 1, whole genome shotgun sequence genomic window:
- a CDS encoding hypothetical protein (COG:S; EggNog:ENOG503NZDY), whose protein sequence is MYQLTAVDGYKYPKPDTYVPEILPIAAGLAAIASDQTLSLFDPTRLNAGPLKQITTDHGNLTCAKVYDPAESIVCTAGENGTVSIWDFRTNPIKPAMQIRGNTDPIPILSLACSNPTHTLAAGTELANHQASILLWDLRSSPSSPKITYTEIHSDDITELTFHPTTPNLLLSGSTDGLLSISDTLITDEDDLVITTFNHGSVHHAGFLNQSSEIYAASHDEKFAIYDMSDGTIEKGAAVLDMGDIREAVGCQYLANVVPKLGGNNGAVVGVGAQDQELFQLVHLVKGGNGQWGLDRESVVALPGAHGQELVRSFVFYDEQQLVITGGEDGAVRSWRPM, encoded by the exons ATGTACCAACTCACGGCCGTTGACGGCTACAAATACCCCAAACCAGACACTTATGTTCCGGAAATTCTCCCCATAGCTGCCGGCCTCGCAGCCATTGCTTCAGACCAAACCCTCAGTCTCTTCGACCCCACCAGACTCAACGCCGGCCCTCTCAAGCAAATCACAACCGATCATGGGAACCTCACCTGTGCCAAAGTATACGATCCCGCCGAGTCGATAGTCTGCACCGCAGGTGAGAATGGCACCGTCTCCATCTGGGATTTCAGGACAAATCCCATCAAACCCGCCATGCAAATACGAG GCAACACcgaccccatccccatcctctccctaGCCTGTTCCAACCCCACtcacaccctcgccgccggcaCCGAACTAGCCAACCACCAagcctccatcctcctctggGACCTCCGCTCTTCTCCGTCCTCCCCCAAGATCACCTACACCGAAATCCACTCCGACGACATAACCGAACTCAccttccacccaacaacccccaacctcctcctctccggcTCGACCGACGGCCTCCTCTCGATAAGCGacaccctcatcaccgaCGAAGACGACCTCGTCATCACAACCTTCAACCACGGCTCCGTCCACCACGCCGGCTTCCTCAATCAGTCCTCTGAAATCTACGCCGCCTCCCACGACGAAAAGTTCGCCATCTACGATATGTCGGACGGCACCATTGAAAAGGGGGCGGCAGTCTTGGATATGGGGGATATACGAGAGGCGGTGGGGTGTCAGTACCTGGCGAATGTGGTCCCGAAACTTGGGGGTAATAATGGGGcggttgttggggtgggggCGCAGGA CCAAGAACTGTTTCAACTCGTTCATCTCGTCAAGGGAGGGAACGGGCAGTGGGGGTTGGATAGGGAGAGCGTGGTTGCTCTGCCGGGGGCGCACGGGCAGGAGTTGGTGAGGAGTTTTGTTTTCTACGACGAGCAGCAGTTGGTTATCAcggggggtgaggatggggcaGTTCGGTCTTGGAGACCGATGTAG
- the HRD3 gene encoding ERAD-associated protein (EggNog:ENOG503NYAN; COG:M; COG:O; COG:T), whose translation MRRYFLWLFLLLQALAFSYAEAQADQHVLTGDSAKPKQADDDGFRPDMASAPSGGQQPGMDSWTYKGAKNQETTDKQPGAELVHSAMTELRKLYQPLHHKAKRHQGVVSLILNFALKAVPTLRLTAPPAETPQPTPSLSGPLLHASKLLNEAARQNNSDALYILAEMNFYGNFSHPRNFKEAFDNYHKLALLNGNNSALYMMGLMYSTGIGGAVEADQARALLYYTFAANRGHTRAQMSLAYRHHAGIGTPKNCDVAVKYYKQVADKVIAWYRSGPPGGMRWVDEAHRIADELGGVYGEGASAYSAGRESVQKSPDSYASIEDIIEYLNLMSEKGDFKASFNLGRIYYEGQRGHEINLAEAKRYFYEVAQQYWVKGQQVQNPKPGLDKYAAKAAGYIGRMYMRGEGVDQNFIRAKYWFERGSYLKDSQSQYSLGLLYLNGYGVPVDVPKATEYFKAAAMQDYPYAEVALGALHLDQGGTDDLAAANHYFELAARWASIESYYYLGELNLLGVGREKSCSAALGYFKSVSERAEPFVSSWAEANLAYDDGDEELALLEYLGAAEQGYEKAQNNVAFMLDPEQSLLEIPQWLYRRAVKSPLLRNPRLALTYWTRSARQGNIDSLVKMGDYYLHGIGAEPDVDKALQCYQGASEYQQSAQAMYNLGWMHEHGVGLQQDYHLAKRHYDAAYEINEEAYLPVSLSLLKLRAKSAWNTFTNGAINSIRDEPVEKKHWSLREWINNFLQEENAAGQLYDDYYSDEYYDEATAGQNGAGQMPGGDGPDFDEDGVLDSLIIMGLVVSLAFLLFYRAQRQQRQEEARRREQEGGNIQPQQQPPPAGAAQAPFPQLGQPGFGDGGQGGLVIDSRGTGSPRFERISLG comes from the exons ATGAGGCGGTACTTTCTGTGGTTATTCC TGCTCTTGCAGGCCCTCGCTTTCTCCTACGCCGAAGCGCAAGCCGATCAACATGTCCTCACTGGCGATTCAGCAAAGCCAAAACAAGCAGACGACGATGGATTCCGCCCAGATATGGCTTCGGCCCCAAGCGGAGGGCAACAGCCTGGTATGGATAGTTGGACATACAAGGGGGCCAAGAACCAAGAGACCACTGACAAGCAACCAGGTGCCGAACTCGTCCACTCCGCCATGACCGAACTACGAAAGCTATACCAGCCATTACATCACAAAGCAAAGAGACACCAGGGCGTTGTCAGCTTGATCCTGAACTTTGCTCTCAAAGCCGTCCCAACACTGCGGCTCACCGCACCCCCGGCCGAGACGCCGCAACCCACCCCGAGTCTCAGCGGACCGCTCCTACATGCATCTAAACTCCTCAATGAAGCTGCACGACAGAACAACTCGGACGCCCTGTATATTCTGGCCGAGATGAACTTCTATGGCAACTTTTCACACCCAAGGAACTTTAAGGAGGCCTTCGACAACTACCACAAGCTGGCACTGCTCAATGGAAACAACTCGGCCTTGTACATGATGGGGCTCATGTATTCGACTGGaattggtggtgctgtggaGGCAGACCAGGCCCGGGCACTCCTGTACTACACGTTCGCTGCGAATAGGGGTCACACGAGAGCGCAAATGTCACTGGCTTATCGACACCACGCAGGCATTGGGACACCGAAGAACTGTGACGTCGCTGTCAAGTACTACAAACAGGTTGCCGACAAGGTCATTGCGTGGTACCGGTCAGGACCGCCGGGCGGGATGCGCTGGGTCGACGAAGCACACAGGATTGCCGACGAACTTGGAGGAGTGTATGGCGAAGGCGCCAGCGCGTACAGTGCCGGAAGGGAAAGTGTCCAGAAGTCGCCCGACTCTTATGCTTCGATCGAGGATATCATTGAGTATCTCAACCTGATGTCCGAAAAGGGCGACTTTAAAGCATCGTTCAACCTGGGTAGAATCTACTACGAGGGGCAGAGAGGCCACGAGATCAACTTGGCCGAGGCAAAGAGGTATTTCTATGAGGTTGCGCAGCAGTACTGGGTTAAGGGCCAACAAGTCCAGAATCCCAAACCTGGGCTCGATAAGTATGCAGCCAAGGCGGCTGGATACATTGGGCGTATGTATATGCGTGGAGAGGGCGTTGACCAGAACTTCATCCGAGCCAAGTACTGGTTTGAACGGGGCTCTTATCTCAAGGACTCCCAGTCACAGTACAGTCTCGGCCTGCTATACCTCAATGGATATGGAGTGCCTGTAGACGTCCCCAAAGCTACGGAATACTTCAAGGCGGCCGCGATGCAGGACTACCCCTATGCCGAAGTGGCGCTAGGTGCTCTTCATCTTGACCAAGGCGGTACCGATGACCTGGCGGCGGCCAACCACTACTTTGAACTTGCTGCCCGGTGGGCCAGCATCGAGTCATATTACTATCTCGGCGAGCTCAACCTTCTTGGGGTTGGCCGTGAGAAGTCATGCAGCGCTGCGTTGGGTTATTTCAAGAGCGTGTCTGAAAGGGCTGAGCCTTTTGTGTCCTCCTGGGCCGAGGCTAACCTGGCCTatgacgacggcgacgaagAACTTGCTCTGCTTGAGTATCTTGGCGCCGCTGAGCAGGGCTATGAAAAGGCACAGAACAACGTTGCATTTATGCTCGACCCTGAGCAATCACTCCTGGAGATCCCACAGTGGCTTTACCGTAGGGCTGTCAAGTCGCCCCTTCTTCGAAACCCCCGTCTCGCCCTGACGTACTGGACTCGCTCCGCCCGCCAGGGCAATATTGATTCTCTGGTCAAGATGGGGGATTACTATCTTCATGGGATCGGGGCAGAGCCAGATGTGGATAAGGCCCTGCAGTGCTACCAGGGCGCGTCGGAATACCAGCAGAGCGCGCAAGCCATGTACAACCTGGGCTGGATGCACGAGCACGGGGTCGGTCTCCAGCAGGACTACCACTTGGCCAAGAGACACTACGACGCAGCGTATGAGATCAATGAGGAGGCGTATTTGCCGGTGtcgttgagcttgttgaagttgagggcGAAGAGTGCGTGGAATACGTTCACTAACGGGGCGATCAACAGCATCAGGGATGAGCCAG TTGAGAAGAAGCACTGGTCACTCCGTGAGTGGATCAACAACTTCCTCCAAGAGGAGAATGCAGCGGGGCAGTTGTATGATGACTATTACTCGGACGAGTACTATGATGAGGCCACCGCCGGTCAGAACGGTGCCGGTCAGATGCCCGGGGGTGATGGGCCAgactttgacgaggatggTGTGCTAGATAGCTTGATCATCATGGGCTTGGTTGTTTCACTGgcgttcttgttgttttacCGGGCGCAAAGACAgcagaggcaggaggaggcgaggcgGAGAGAGCAGGAGGG